TGACCCAATTGTGGAGCAATGAGGTATTTCAAAAACGAGTGGATCTGAAATACAAAACGATTACCGATACAGTAAGTCACTATTTTACTCCAGCCTTGTTGACAATTGCCGTATTGGCATTTACAGGATGGGCCTTTGTGGATTTGAATAGTGCCTTTAATGTAGTAACAGCGATCTTAATTGTGGCTTGTCCATGTGCCTTAGCATTAACAGCGCCATTTACGTTGGGAAATGCCATTCGTATTTTGGGGCGTAAAAAGTTCTTTTTGAAAAATGTAACGGTCGTAGAGCAAATGGCAAAAGTGGATACACTCGTTTTTGATAAAACGGGAACCATTACCACCAATGCACAATCGACAATTCAATATGAAGGAGTAGAATTAGACAAAGAGCAACAAGCAGATATCAAAAATATGGTTCGCGCATCGAACCACCCTTTGAGTCGAAAGCTCTATGCTTTTTTACAGGCAAAAGTCGTAATCAAGCCCACGCAGTTTGAAGAAATTGCCGGAAAGGGAATTGTTGGAGAAATTAATGGAAAAGACTATAAGATTGGTTCTGCAACCTTAGTGGGAGCAAAGGTGACAGAACGCTTAAATGAAACAGCAGTATACATTGCCATCGATGGACAGTATGTAGGGAAATTCATTTTTGAAAATCACTACCGACCAGGGTTGGAAGAGCTGTTTAAAGGCTTGAGTCAACACCACTATAAATTGAGTATCCTTTCAGGGGATAATGAAGGAGAAAAAGCTTACTTGGAATCTGTTTTACCTCCAGGAACCGCTTTGGCCTTTAATCAAAAACCAGAAGAGAAATTGGAGTATGTCAAAGCGTTGCAAGACAAAGGAGGGAATGTAATGATGATTGGCGATGGATTAAATGACGCTGGAGCTTTAGCGCAAAGTAATGTAGGAGTATCCGTGTCAGAGAATGTAAATGTCTTTACGCCGGCCAGTGATGCAATCCTAGATGCCAGTGTCTTTGATCAGTTGTTGGGGTACCTTCAGTTTTCTAAACAATCTGTTAAAGTTATCAAAATCAGCTATGTACTTGCTTTAACGTATAATGTGATTGGTATTACGGTGTCCATTATGAATATGATGTCGCCATTATTAGCAGCAATTTTGATGCCAATTAGCACGTTTACAATTATTAGCTTTGTTACTTTATTGACAAATTATTATGGAAAAAAGATAAAATAAAAAAACTAATTATTAGGTTTTTGGTGATATTTATCATAGTTTTAGGTAAAATATATTGTTAACTTTGTTTTAATAATTATCAGGTATGAGTGTTATATATTTCTTAATTAGCATCAGTGTTTTCGTAGCAGGGATCTTTCTCTACATTTTCATTCGATCCGTGAAAAGTGGTCAGTTTGACGACGCTTATACGCCTTCTGTTCGTATGTTGTTTGATGATGAGCTGAAAAAAACGAAACCTAAAGAGGAGGAAAAAGACAAAAAAATTAATCAAAAAGAAAATCAAATATAAACAACTATGGAAGTGCAACAATTTTATTATGACAACAAAATTGTAAAGAAATTCCTTTACGCGTCGATCTTTTTCGGGGCTATTGGTATGCTTGTAGGATTACTATTAGCGGTGATGTTTATATTTCCTAACTTAACGGATGGAATTCCTTGGTTAAGTTACGGAAGACTACGTCCGCTACATACGAATGCAGTTATTTTTGCTTTCGTTGGAAATGCAATCTTTGCAGGGGTTTACTATTCTTTACAACGTTTGTGTAAGTCAAGAATGTACAGTGATGTTTTGAGTAACATTCACTTTTATGGATGGCAAACGATTATTGCTGCAGCAGCAATTACCTTGCCTCTAGGTTTTACTACTTCAAAAGAGTATGCTGAATTAGAATGGCCAATTGATATCGCAATTGCGGTGATTTGGGTTACCTTCGGTATCAACATGATTATGACAATCATCAATCGTAGAGAACGTCATATTTATGTTGCTATCTGGTTCTATTTAGCAACTTTCGTTACAGTAGCAGTATTACACATCTTTAACTCATTAGAATTACCGGTACACGGATTAAAATCATACTCTGTGTATGCTGGGGTTCAAGATGCACTGGTGCAGTGGTGGTACGGACACAATGCCGTGGCCTTCTTCTTGACAACACCATTCTTAGGATTGATGTATTACTTCTTGCCAAAAGCGGCGAATAGACCAGTATATTCATACCGTCTATCTATTATCCACTTCTGGTCTTTAATTTTCTTGTATATCTGGGCTGGACCTCACCACTTATTATACTCAGCTTTACCAGAATGGGCACAAAACTTAGGAGTAGTTTTCTCTGTGATGTTAATTGCACCATCTTGGGGAGGTATGATCAACGGATTACTAACATTACGTGGAGTTTGGGATAAAGTAAGAGTAGATCCTGTATTGAAATTCTTCGTAGTAGGTATTACAGGATACGGGATGGCAACATTTGAAGGACCAATGTTATCGTTGAAAAACGTAAACGCGATTGCGCACTATACGGACTGGATCGTAGCTCACGTACACGTTGGAGCCTTAGCATGGAATGGTTTCATGACTTTTGGTATGGTGTACTGGTTAATCCCAAGAATGACAAAAACAGAATTATACTCTAAAACATTAGCGAATTTCCACTTCTGGATCGGAACATTAGGTATTATTCTTTATACGATTCCTTTATATGTAGCAGGGTTCTCTCAACACTTAATGTGGAAAGACTTTGATCCATCAGGAACATTAAAATACGGAAACTTCCTTGAAACAGTAACGGCTATTATGCCAATGTACGTGATGCGTGCAATTGGAGGTTCGTTTTACTTAATCGGATTATTCGTGTTAATCTACTTAGTGTATAAAACAGTAAGAGCTGGTAAACCAGTAGAAGACGAATTAGCTGAAGCACCAGCATTAAAAAGAATTTCTGCTTCTCGTTTAAAAGGAGAAGCTTGGCATACTTGGTTAGAAAGAAGACCAATCCAATTTACAATCTTAACAACAGTTGCGATTTTAATTGGGGGTATCGTGCAGATTGTTCCTACAATCTTCGTGAAATCTAATATTCCAACAATTTCAAGTGTGAAACCATATACTCCACTAGAGTTAGAAGGTAGAGACTTGTATATCCGTGAAGGATGTGTGGGATGTCACTCGCAAATGATTCGTCCATTCCGTTCGGAAGTAGAACGTTATGGAGAGTATTCAAAATCTGGAGAATATGTATATGACCATCCATTCTTATGGGGTTCTAAA
The window above is part of the Myroides odoratus DSM 2801 genome. Proteins encoded here:
- a CDS encoding heavy metal translocating P-type ATPase; the encoded protein is MEKKACFHCGNSVTAFNRIDYDEKMFCCNGCKTVYEIFNENDLTCYYDLESTPGATPEEINGKYDFLSNPDIVSKLLEFNEGDTAIVSLYIPHIHCSSCIWILENLHKLNPGVYRVLVNFPEKKATITFNTEAIDLKEIVLLLCRIGYEPYISLKNYEEKPNSIDRSLIYKIGVAFFCYGNVMMLSFPEYFNIDDIWMDQYKNFFRWLILFLSLPVFFYSASPYHKAAWTGIKTKNYTIDIPMSLGIIVMFIRSTVDIVFDLGPGFFDSMTMLVFFMLLGKLFQQRTYNFLSFERDYKSYFPIAITKLTKQGTEEPIQVYDVEQGDRLLIRNQELLPVDSILLSERAFIDYSFVTGEAIPVEKKSGDKLFAGGKQMGEAVEVEAINKVSQSYLTQLWSNEVFQKRVDLKYKTITDTVSHYFTPALLTIAVLAFTGWAFVDLNSAFNVVTAILIVACPCALALTAPFTLGNAIRILGRKKFFLKNVTVVEQMAKVDTLVFDKTGTITTNAQSTIQYEGVELDKEQQADIKNMVRASNHPLSRKLYAFLQAKVVIKPTQFEEIAGKGIVGEINGKDYKIGSATLVGAKVTERLNETAVYIAIDGQYVGKFIFENHYRPGLEELFKGLSQHHYKLSILSGDNEGEKAYLESVLPPGTALAFNQKPEEKLEYVKALQDKGGNVMMIGDGLNDAGALAQSNVGVSVSENVNVFTPASDAILDASVFDQLLGYLQFSKQSVKVIKISYVLALTYNVIGITVSIMNMMSPLLAAILMPISTFTIISFVTLLTNYYGKKIK
- the ccoS gene encoding cbb3-type cytochrome oxidase assembly protein CcoS; protein product: MSVIYFLISISVFVAGIFLYIFIRSVKSGQFDDAYTPSVRMLFDDELKKTKPKEEEKDKKINQKENQI
- the ccoN gene encoding cytochrome-c oxidase, cbb3-type subunit I is translated as MEVQQFYYDNKIVKKFLYASIFFGAIGMLVGLLLAVMFIFPNLTDGIPWLSYGRLRPLHTNAVIFAFVGNAIFAGVYYSLQRLCKSRMYSDVLSNIHFYGWQTIIAAAAITLPLGFTTSKEYAELEWPIDIAIAVIWVTFGINMIMTIINRRERHIYVAIWFYLATFVTVAVLHIFNSLELPVHGLKSYSVYAGVQDALVQWWYGHNAVAFFLTTPFLGLMYYFLPKAANRPVYSYRLSIIHFWSLIFLYIWAGPHHLLYSALPEWAQNLGVVFSVMLIAPSWGGMINGLLTLRGVWDKVRVDPVLKFFVVGITGYGMATFEGPMLSLKNVNAIAHYTDWIVAHVHVGALAWNGFMTFGMVYWLIPRMTKTELYSKTLANFHFWIGTLGIILYTIPLYVAGFSQHLMWKDFDPSGTLKYGNFLETVTAIMPMYVMRAIGGSFYLIGLFVLIYLVYKTVRAGKPVEDELAEAPALKRISASRLKGEAWHTWLERRPIQFTILTTVAILIGGIVQIVPTIFVKSNIPTISSVKPYTPLELEGRDLYIREGCVGCHSQMIRPFRSEVERYGEYSKSGEYVYDHPFLWGSKRTGPDVMRVGQKYSDIWHFNHMYNPQSTSPGSIMPGYKWLFDNKQADFSHIEKKMSVMRTLGVPYTDEDIANARQSMKEQGEQIALNFQTDPDYKDSYLASEKAAKENGQEFVPMSEREIVAMVAYLQRLGTDIKNRVEE